A genomic window from Brevibacillus agri includes:
- a CDS encoding PHP domain-containing protein: MKVDFHVHLEEGPYSLDWLVGQACALRPFLDEKEESESRGWANELVKGLAQRLQNGPYSREWLDLYRARAKQAGIVQVCVAEHLYRFAEYRPYYERHVRVGDDRLGRAQRRWLAQMANDSLPAYVAFLAEERERWAEDGLALRIGIELDYFPGGEDVLREVSGQYPWDVCMGAVHFPGGWGFPVRDVQEHWERVAPAGLYSSYFDVLEQAIESGLFDVMVHLDGIKAFGPKPDETALLPYYQRVARALRRKDMAAELNAGYVRGQSLREFSPSFRFLQILAQHEVPITLSSHATAPDQVGQHLAEARAQLKRAGFAAVAVFADRKRSELAIG; encoded by the coding sequence ATGAAGGTCGACTTTCACGTGCATCTGGAAGAAGGGCCATACTCGCTGGACTGGCTGGTCGGGCAGGCTTGCGCGCTCCGGCCGTTTTTGGACGAAAAGGAGGAGAGCGAAAGCCGAGGCTGGGCCAACGAACTGGTCAAAGGGCTTGCCCAAAGGCTCCAAAACGGCCCGTACTCCAGAGAGTGGCTGGACTTGTATCGGGCGCGGGCCAAGCAGGCAGGAATCGTGCAAGTGTGTGTAGCGGAGCATCTGTACCGTTTTGCGGAGTACCGCCCCTACTACGAGCGGCATGTTCGCGTAGGCGACGACCGCCTGGGCAGGGCGCAGCGGCGCTGGCTTGCGCAGATGGCCAACGATTCGCTTCCGGCCTACGTCGCGTTTCTGGCGGAAGAGCGCGAGCGATGGGCGGAGGACGGACTTGCGCTGCGCATCGGGATTGAGCTAGATTATTTTCCGGGCGGGGAAGACGTGCTGCGTGAAGTGAGCGGGCAGTATCCGTGGGACGTGTGCATGGGAGCGGTCCATTTTCCCGGGGGATGGGGCTTTCCGGTTCGGGACGTCCAGGAGCATTGGGAAAGGGTGGCGCCAGCGGGCTTGTACAGCAGCTATTTCGATGTGCTGGAGCAGGCGATCGAAAGCGGCCTGTTCGATGTCATGGTGCACCTCGACGGGATCAAAGCATTCGGGCCGAAGCCGGACGAGACGGCGCTCTTGCCTTATTACCAGCGGGTCGCCCGGGCGCTGCGGCGCAAAGACATGGCCGCCGAGCTGAACGCCGGGTACGTGCGCGGCCAGTCGCTGCGCGAGTTTTCCCCGAGCTTTCGCTTTTTGCAAATTCTCGCGCAGCACGAGGTGCCGATCACGCTGTCTTCGCATGCGACCGCTCCCGATCAGGTGGGGCAGCATCTGGCCGAGGCGCGGGCGCAGTTGAAGCGGGCAGGCTTTGCCGCTGTCGCCGTTTTTGCCGACAGAAAAAGGAGCGAGCTTGCGATTGGCTGA
- the yqeK gene encoding bis(5'-nucleosyl)-tetraphosphatase (symmetrical) YqeK, with amino-acid sequence MTLLAAWTKEWERTDSLARDICSLFRLHGCTETARHSVLVAQEAERLAIRFGVDRQAAVTAGLLHDSSAIFPNSQRIEVARLAGVDVLPEEEQFPMIVHQKLSVVIARELFAVSDADILSAIGCHTTLKAGAKPLDLVLFVADKIKWDQPGTPPYLQPLLAALDDSLECAALVYLAYLWERRDKLRVVHPWLRDAYLELSERAAKPKMPPD; translated from the coding sequence ATGACGCTTTTGGCAGCGTGGACAAAAGAATGGGAACGTACAGATAGCCTGGCTCGCGATATTTGCAGCCTCTTTCGCTTGCACGGATGCACCGAAACAGCGCGGCACTCCGTACTGGTTGCCCAGGAGGCAGAACGGCTGGCGATCCGCTTCGGCGTGGATCGGCAAGCCGCCGTCACGGCAGGGCTTTTGCACGACAGCAGCGCGATTTTTCCGAACAGCCAGAGGATCGAGGTAGCGAGGCTGGCAGGGGTGGACGTGCTGCCAGAGGAAGAACAATTTCCGATGATCGTGCACCAAAAGCTGTCCGTCGTCATAGCCCGCGAGCTTTTTGCGGTTTCGGATGCAGACATTTTATCTGCTATCGGCTGCCACACGACATTGAAGGCCGGCGCGAAGCCGTTGGACCTCGTCCTTTTTGTGGCCGACAAAATCAAGTGGGATCAGCCGGGCACGCCCCCCTATCTCCAGCCGTTGCTCGCGGCGCTGGACGATTCGCTGGAGTGCGCCGCGCTCGTCTATCTGGCGTATTTGTGGGAGCGGCGCGACAAGCTCCGCGTCGTGCATCCGTGGCTGCGTGACGCCTATCTGGAGCTATCTGAACGCGCCGCCAAACCAAAAATGCCTCCTGACTGA
- a CDS encoding dihydrofolate reductase, translating to MISLIVAYAKNQVIGKDGDMPWSLPADLKNVKEITTGKTIVMGRKTFESIGKPLPNRRNVVLTRSRAFHPEGVDVVHTKEEVLALGDVIIFGGAEIYRQFLDVVDRMYITEIDLETEGDTFFPAWDRDAFVLVDKREGVVDEKNAHPHTFYVYERKK from the coding sequence ATGATTAGCCTGATTGTGGCCTACGCGAAAAATCAGGTGATCGGCAAAGACGGCGACATGCCGTGGAGCCTGCCAGCCGACTTGAAAAACGTCAAGGAGATCACGACCGGCAAAACGATTGTCATGGGCAGGAAGACGTTTGAGTCGATCGGCAAGCCGCTTCCGAACAGGCGAAACGTCGTGTTGACCCGCAGCCGGGCCTTTCACCCGGAGGGCGTCGACGTCGTGCACACAAAAGAAGAGGTGCTCGCGCTGGGCGACGTCATCATTTTTGGCGGTGCCGAGATTTACCGCCAGTTTCTGGATGTCGTGGATCGGATGTACATTACGGAAATTGATCTGGAGACGGAAGGCGACACGTTTTTTCCGGCCTGGGACCGCGACGCGTTTGTGCTGGTGGACAAGCGCGAGGGCGTAGTGGACGAGAAAAACGCGCATCCGCATACATTTTACGTGTACGAGCGCAAAAAATAG
- the putP gene encoding sodium/proline symporter PutP yields the protein MNMLLTSIIVYMVGMLLIGYYAYKRTSNLSDYMLGGRSLGPTVTALSAGASDMSGWLMMGLPGAIYATGLSASWIAIGLTLGAYANWLYVAPRLRTYTEVANNSITIPAYLENRFGDGSRMLRLVSALVIMIFFTFYVSSGLVSGGVLFENTFDMDYRTGLWVVGLVTIAYTLFGGFLAVSWTDAVQGLIMVIALIMVPLVTILTVGGVGETFTTIRSVDPSLLDIFKDTSLLGIISLFAWGLGYFGQPHIIVRFMAITSTKEIKKARSIGMGWMIFSVAGAMFTGLIGIALFAKQGWTIADPETIFIQLGTVLFHPLITGFLLAAILAAIMSTISSQLLVTSSSLTEDIFKTFLKRSASDKELVAVGRLSVLIVAVIAFLLALNKNDTILDLVGYAWAGFGASFGPVILLSLYWKRMNKWGALAGMIAGAVTVIVWTRFDVLKDFLYEMVPGFAASLLAILIVSKLTSEPSKEVAAQFDQYKKASE from the coding sequence ATGAATATGCTGCTCACGTCCATCATTGTGTACATGGTAGGCATGCTGCTCATCGGCTATTATGCCTACAAGCGTACCTCCAACTTGAGTGACTACATGCTCGGCGGCAGGTCACTCGGACCAACTGTAACCGCTCTCAGCGCTGGCGCATCCGACATGAGCGGCTGGCTGATGATGGGATTGCCCGGTGCGATATACGCCACAGGCCTTAGCGCCTCCTGGATCGCCATCGGTCTGACACTCGGTGCGTATGCCAACTGGCTGTACGTGGCTCCGCGTCTGCGCACGTACACGGAGGTAGCCAACAACTCCATTACGATCCCGGCTTACCTGGAAAACCGCTTCGGTGATGGCTCCCGGATGCTGCGCCTTGTCTCGGCACTCGTTATCATGATCTTCTTCACGTTTTACGTCTCGTCTGGCCTTGTATCCGGCGGTGTCCTGTTTGAAAACACGTTTGACATGGACTACCGTACAGGCTTGTGGGTAGTTGGCCTGGTTACCATCGCGTACACGCTGTTTGGCGGCTTCCTCGCCGTAAGCTGGACCGATGCCGTGCAAGGGCTGATTATGGTCATTGCCCTCATCATGGTGCCGCTCGTCACGATCTTGACCGTTGGCGGCGTGGGCGAAACGTTTACGACCATTCGCTCGGTCGATCCGTCCCTGCTCGATATTTTCAAAGATACAAGTCTGCTCGGAATTATTTCCTTGTTCGCCTGGGGGCTCGGCTACTTCGGACAGCCGCACATCATCGTCCGCTTTATGGCGATTACTTCAACAAAAGAAATTAAGAAAGCGCGTTCAATCGGAATGGGCTGGATGATTTTCTCCGTAGCTGGCGCCATGTTTACCGGACTGATCGGGATTGCGCTGTTCGCGAAGCAAGGCTGGACGATTGCCGACCCGGAAACGATCTTTATCCAGCTCGGTACTGTGTTGTTCCATCCGCTCATCACCGGCTTTTTGCTCGCTGCGATTTTGGCTGCGATCATGAGCACGATTTCTTCCCAGTTGCTCGTAACCTCCAGCTCGCTGACGGAAGACATTTTCAAAACGTTTCTCAAGCGCTCGGCTTCGGATAAAGAGCTGGTCGCCGTCGGCCGCCTCTCCGTCCTGATCGTCGCCGTCATCGCCTTTTTGCTGGCGCTGAACAAAAACGATACGATCCTCGACCTCGTCGGCTACGCCTGGGCCGGATTCGGCGCTTCGTTCGGTCCTGTCATCCTGCTGTCCCTCTACTGGAAGCGGATGAACAAATGGGGCGCGCTCGCTGGCATGATCGCCGGAGCCGTCACCGTCATCGTCTGGACGCGCTTCGATGTGCTGAAAGACTTCCTGTACGAAATGGTTCCGGGCTTCGCCGCAAGCTTGCTCGCCATCCTTATCGTCAGCAAGCTGACCAGCGAACCGTCCAAGGAAGTGGCTGCCCAGTTTGACCAGTACAAAAAAGCAAGCGAATAA
- a CDS encoding cold-shock protein: MIQGKVKWFSKEKGYGFIERDGGPDVFVHYSAITGTGYRNLEEGEQVVFEIVNGQRGLQAANVARKIV, translated from the coding sequence ATGATTCAAGGGAAAGTAAAATGGTTCAGCAAGGAAAAAGGATATGGATTCATCGAGCGGGATGGAGGCCCTGACGTGTTCGTGCACTATTCGGCGATCACGGGCACAGGCTACCGGAATTTGGAGGAAGGCGAGCAGGTCGTGTTTGAGATTGTGAATGGACAGCGGGGATTGCAAGCGGCAAATGTCGCGCGCAAAATCGTCTAG
- a CDS encoding thymidylate synthase, translated as MKQYLDLCRRILAEGVTKEDRTGTGTMSVFGHQMRFDLSEGFPLVTTKKLHMKSIIHELLWFLSGDTNIRYLQENGVRIWNEWADENGDLGPVYGKQWRSFTGRDGKTVDQIQWVVEEIKKNPDSRRLVVSAWNPADLDEMALPPCHLLFQFYVADGKLSCQLYQRSADTFLGVPFNIASYALLTHMVAHVTGLKVGDFVHTLGDAHLYVNHIEQVKLQLTREPKPLPKLKLNPTVTSIFDFTYDDIEIVDYEAHPHIKGEVAV; from the coding sequence TTGAAACAATATTTAGACTTGTGCCGACGCATTTTGGCTGAAGGCGTCACGAAAGAAGACCGGACAGGCACAGGTACGATGAGCGTTTTCGGGCATCAGATGCGTTTTGATTTGAGCGAGGGCTTTCCGTTGGTCACGACGAAAAAGCTGCATATGAAATCAATCATTCACGAGCTGTTGTGGTTTTTGTCTGGAGACACCAACATTCGCTACCTCCAGGAAAACGGGGTGCGAATCTGGAATGAGTGGGCAGACGAGAACGGCGATTTAGGCCCGGTGTACGGCAAGCAGTGGCGTTCCTTTACCGGGCGCGACGGCAAGACCGTGGACCAAATTCAATGGGTGGTGGAGGAAATCAAAAAAAATCCGGACTCCCGCCGTCTGGTCGTGAGCGCGTGGAATCCGGCGGACTTGGACGAGATGGCGCTGCCGCCGTGCCATTTGCTGTTCCAGTTTTACGTGGCGGACGGCAAGCTGTCGTGCCAACTGTATCAGCGCAGTGCCGACACGTTTTTGGGCGTGCCGTTCAACATTGCTTCCTACGCGCTGTTGACGCACATGGTGGCACACGTCACCGGGCTCAAGGTCGGCGATTTTGTCCACACGCTGGGCGACGCGCACCTGTATGTGAACCATATCGAGCAGGTGAAGCTCCAGCTCACGCGCGAGCCGAAGCCGCTGCCCAAGCTGAAGCTCAATCCGACGGTCACGTCCATTTTTGACTTCACGTATGACGATATCGAAATTGTCGATTACGAGGCGCATCCGCACATCAAGGGCGAGGTGGCGGTATGA
- a CDS encoding PLP-dependent aminotransferase family protein, with product MDDKTTGTKTKPLYKQIAEQIEQRISSGEFGPGSSLPSERSLAKELGVNRSTIVAAYDELQAAGIVERRQGSGTLVSQDIWGLARTRVPNWRHLTETGSFRPNLPLIRKIRRETQENELIDLASGELSPDLVPRDTLRQLISPDDFPAHLGYEHPQGNWSLRETLGRHMQEWRSIEAPATSIMITSGAQQALHLVVQCLLKPGDAVAIETPSYCHSLPLFHSAGLRTFSLPVERHGIDPNQLAELHRKHRIKMVFLNPNFQNPTGTLLSLARRKQLLAFSAENGIPIIEDDPYSLTAFSKEPIPTLKSLDKHGTVLYISSLTKIVASGLRIGWIVGPQTVIERLADAKQQFDFGHSIFPQWLADRFLASAEFARHVDRLRTQLALRHDQLFFSLQETFGEQVDMAGAQGGIHLWCRFAGTWSEQQLLTEAVKRGVVFVPGHLFGAAPGHVRFTFGRASLGQIPAAVERFAEAFTASG from the coding sequence ATGGACGACAAGACGACAGGGACAAAAACAAAGCCATTATACAAGCAAATTGCCGAGCAGATCGAGCAGCGCATCAGCAGCGGCGAGTTCGGCCCGGGCAGCAGCCTGCCCTCAGAGCGCTCGCTGGCAAAAGAGCTGGGCGTCAACCGTTCGACGATTGTCGCCGCCTACGACGAGCTGCAAGCGGCCGGGATCGTGGAGCGCAGGCAAGGGAGCGGAACGCTCGTCAGCCAGGACATTTGGGGCTTGGCTCGCACGCGGGTCCCGAACTGGCGGCATTTGACCGAGACCGGATCGTTTCGCCCCAATCTGCCGCTCATCCGGAAAATCCGCAGAGAAACGCAGGAAAACGAACTGATCGACCTGGCGAGCGGCGAGCTTTCGCCTGATCTCGTTCCCCGCGATACGCTGCGACAGTTGATAAGCCCGGATGACTTTCCCGCTCACCTCGGCTACGAGCATCCGCAAGGCAACTGGTCGCTGCGCGAGACGCTGGGCCGCCATATGCAAGAATGGCGCAGCATCGAAGCGCCCGCCACCTCGATCATGATTACTTCCGGGGCGCAGCAAGCCTTGCACCTCGTCGTGCAATGCCTGCTCAAACCAGGCGACGCCGTAGCGATCGAGACGCCTTCGTACTGCCATTCCTTGCCGCTGTTTCACTCGGCTGGCTTGCGCACCTTTTCGCTTCCCGTCGAGCGGCATGGCATCGACCCGAACCAGCTCGCCGAACTGCACCGCAAGCATCGGATCAAAATGGTGTTTCTCAACCCGAACTTCCAAAATCCGACCGGGACGCTCCTGTCGCTTGCCCGCCGGAAGCAACTGCTCGCTTTTTCCGCTGAAAACGGCATTCCGATCATCGAGGACGATCCTTACAGCCTGACCGCTTTTTCCAAAGAACCGATCCCTACGCTCAAATCATTGGACAAGCACGGCACAGTCCTGTACATCAGCTCGCTGACCAAAATCGTCGCGTCCGGCCTGCGCATCGGCTGGATTGTCGGCCCGCAGACCGTCATCGAGCGGCTGGCGGACGCGAAGCAGCAGTTTGACTTCGGGCACAGCATTTTCCCGCAATGGCTGGCCGACCGCTTTTTGGCTTCCGCCGAGTTTGCCCGGCACGTCGATCGGCTGCGCACGCAGCTTGCCCTCCGTCACGACCAGCTATTTTTTTCGCTGCAAGAAACATTCGGCGAACAGGTCGACATGGCGGGAGCACAAGGCGGCATCCATCTCTGGTGCCGCTTTGCCGGAACATGGAGCGAGCAGCAGCTCCTGACCGAAGCCGTCAAGCGGGGCGTCGTCTTCGTGCCCGGCCATTTGTTCGGAGCAGCGCCGGGGCATGTGCGCTTTACGTTCGGAAGAGCCTCTCTCGGACAAATTCCTGCCGCAGTCGAGCGTTTTGCAGAAGCATTTACCGCAAGTGGATGA